A region of the Oceanihabitans sp. IOP_32 genome:
TCTGGAAAACCTACAGACTCTAATACTATAACCAACATAACCATACCTGCACTCGGCACTGCTGCACTACCAATAGAGGCTAACAAGGCGGTACCCACAATAATTAACTGGTTAGTAAAGGTTAAGCCTTCTGGCCAAATTACTTGCATAATAAAAACCGCGGCAATACCTTGGTATAAACTGGTACCATCCATATTAACCGTAGCTCCAACGGGTAGTACAAAACCAGCGACCTCTTTATCTACACCCAGATGTTCCTCTACACGCTCCATAGTTACCGGTAATGTGGCCGCACTACTACTGGTTGAAAACGCCAAAAGTTGTGCTGGACTTATTTTTTTCAAAAACCAAAAAGGAGACTTTTTTGCATATACCCCTACCAATACTAGATAAAAAACAATCATTAAAATTAACCCACCAATAACACAGAATGCGTAGTAAAGCAGTTTGATTAAAATCTCGGTGTCATCAAAAGCAATAATTACATTCGCAAGTAGAGCAAAAACCGCATACGGAGCAAAAAACATAATTAAATCGACCATTTTCATCACTACCTCATTAAGCGAGTCGAAAAAATTAATTAACGGTTTGGCTTTCTTTTCGTCTACTAACAATAAACAAATACCAACAAAAAAAGCAAAGAAAATAACCTGTAGCATAGAGACTTCAACAAAAGACTCGAAAATATTATTTGGAAAAATATCAACTAATGGCTGTAAAGGTCCAGCTTCTTTTTGGGCTACAGCTTTCTCTAGCTTATCGGTAACCCCATCATCATCTTCATATTTTAATTTAATCTTCTCTATAGTTTCTTCCGGCATGCCTACTCCAGGCTCTACAACATTAACAATGCTTAAACCAATAATAATAGCAACTACGGTTGTACCAACATAAATGGAAATGGTACGCAATCCCATAGATTTTATTTTAGAAATGTCTTTTAAATCGGAAATTCCCTTTATTAACGATGCTAAAATTAAGG
Encoded here:
- a CDS encoding dicarboxylate/amino acid:cation symporter — translated: MKKLALHWKIIIGMVLGVVFGFVLLSTSWGREEVVTGIIPAYEKVVESIDNGKVVHSVEFVEAEEVKELKAKHFISRWVAPFGTIFINLLKLIAIPLILASLIKGISDLKDISKIKSMGLRTISIYVGTTVVAIIIGLSIVNVVEPGVGMPEETIEKIKLKYEDDDGVTDKLEKAVAQKEAGPLQPLVDIFPNNIFESFVEVSMLQVIFFAFFVGICLLLVDEKKAKPLINFFDSLNEVVMKMVDLIMFFAPYAVFALLANVIIAFDDTEILIKLLYYAFCVIGGLILMIVFYLVLVGVYAKKSPFWFLKKISPAQLLAFSTSSSAATLPVTMERVEEHLGVDKEVAGFVLPVGATVNMDGTSLYQGIAAVFIMQVIWPEGLTFTNQLIIVGTALLASIGSAAVPSAGMVMLVIVLESVGFPEELLPIGLALIFAVDRPLDMCRTVVNVTGDATVSMLVAKSLGKLQDEPQPKEWDDHYFEKIK